ATTATGGAAAATGCAGAagtattttgaaaagtttagtttaagatttaagtatttaatattattgtcaaaaaatatttttgagaaataaaatatttattttaaatatatcttATAAAGTAACaattatgtatttaaataatgtttaaattagttaatattattatattttagtatgaatataaaaataatttattataacttgttaatattttaatatatgaaatataaattttaaatattttaaagtaattaatattaattatttataaaatatattttaaatatttaaatataattattaaatatttttaattaaatattaacacttttgtattattttaaaagataatattaTGAAATAAAGGGTTTCTTCCTTTTCTGTAGCAAAAAGAAAAAGGATGAGGgataaaaagtaattaagcatttaataataattttgggagaagaaaaattaaaattttaacttctttatttgactaaaagtatttttgaaaaaaaaattttcagccaaaagttACATATTGTTAAACATAGCTTTAGTTATTAGTTTAATAAGACAACTTTTATGTTATTGCGaagaattttctttcttttttcgaaAAACTGTTTGGCTATTGAGCCAAGCTAAAATTTTGATTGTTGAATTGCTTCCTTTTTAAAAGgactaaatgataaaataaaaataaaccgcTTGCAATTAATCATTGCCTCTGCCTCCTCCCAAGAAACTTCTTTAATATTCTGTGAGATTACTAATCATACTCCCTTTACCtctccatctttttttttttttctggttCATCTCCTTAATTGGCCTCCATCATTACTAGTGCAAGTTTAAAGTTATGAGACACAAAAATTCAATTTAGAACAAGTATATTTTGGATTGTTCTAAATTCAGATTGTAGATTCTAGACTATTAAAGAGCCTTAAGCCGATATCTATGAAGAGATATGAACCAAAGGTATAAGAAAGAAAGTAGTCACCACAATGAAGAAAAGAAGGTTTGTGAGTGATAAGACAAAAGTTAGAATGCCACAAAAGTGATCTTGGTAAGTTCGTTGAAGAATCAAAAGAGAAAAACACTCTTTAAATATATTAGGTTCTAATAAAATCCCTGTTGCAGACTCATATCCCGCTATTTATACTTGGAACAGCCCTCCAATAATAGGAAAAATCATATTTAAAGCAACAATTTAATATTTGCATGAATCGAACCATACAATGAATCTGACTTAACCAGCTATACAATTCATCTAAATGCAACTAAATGACTTTAATAAAAGATAAATATGTCCCATAGATAATCTGTACAAAGGCCACGAATTTGAAAGCTAAATAGGAATTTGAATTTGCTTTTATAACATTAAATAAGCCTTGATCTTTATTTGGTCCCATCTTGGACTTTTTCTTTTCATAATCAGCCCATATCTCTTGGATTAGCCTATTAATTGCTTCTTTGAACTGTCTAGTTCTTGCTCTTGTAATTGGCCCATTTGGAACTTGCAATGGATCTTTAAGTGATGCTCTTTTATTCTCATCAATTACTCTTACTCCTTCTTCTCCCCCTTCTTGTGACTCACAACCATTTTAAATGCTAGAAAATTGACATGCATAGCTCTTTTCCATCTAATTTATCCCTCTTCTGAGCTATTTTTCCACCCACTCTCACTCTATTGCTTTTATTGTTGTCTTCTGCCCTCTTAAACCTTCCCTTCCTTCTCCACCCCCAAAAATGAGCATAAGTCCCATTTACAACTATAGTTGGATTGAACACTTTGATTCAAAATCTTCATCGGATGAAGATAATGCTATGCGACATACTCTGCAAGGTGAACTCCACCCTCAAAACAACATTTCCATTAGAAGAGGACTTGTCATTCCCTTTAACCATCAAGAATTAGAACTGAGCAGAGCCTACTAGATCCACTATTTAATCGAGCACATTTATGACTACAAGAACTTCGTTTCTTGGATACTTCAACGTATCATTAACAGAATATGGAATCTATGAGAGCATGACACTCTTTCATCAAGGGATGatgactttttttatttttatcctcGACTTCCTCTCTAACCTCCTATTTATCCTTAAAGAAAGACCTTAGGCGGTTGACGGTTCTTTGCTAATGACAGCAAGATGTACCCAAAATATCTCTCCTAGCCTTGATCTTTTCTCCTCATTACATGTATGAATTCAAATTTGAGGCCTTCCCCTTGAGTATCTTAGGCCTTTTGTGGCTTCCCTCCTAGGTTAAATTGTGGGAAGAGTTATCTAGTCGATGACAACAGTAAATCCCCCAGAGCATACATTTTTTCAAAGACTGTGTTGATATCAATCCTTGGAGTCCTTTGATTGCAGGTTGCACAATTCAAATAGATGGAGTCAGGCAATCGGTTGATTTTCGATATGAACGTGTGTGCAAAATGTGCATCAAATGTGAAACCAGGCTATTTTACCAAATTGACCCCAAAAAAtttgatatttacaaaaataacccAAGTTAAAAAACAATCACCAAAATGACCTGAAATGAACAGTAGATTGGGGTTTTGGCCTGTCAATGGCTGACATCAACTCGTATTTTGCACACATGATTGCTTGATGATTGTGTCaggctttaaaaaattaatttttttggttttggCCTGTCAATGGCCGGCACCAGGGTATTTTTTTCAAACCGTATCATACTGGTATACAGAAATGCaagttttcaaaaaaaagaaatttttttgGTGCTTCCCTGTTAATGGCCGGCACTAGAAtacaaattttttgaaatttttttttttggtgctgGCTTGTCAATGGCCAGCACcagcaatttaaaaaaaaaaattcaaaatttttttgtgCTGGCCTGTCAATGGCTGGCActagtaatttaaaaaaaaaattaaaattttttggtGCTAACCTGTCAATGGCCGGCACCAGAATAtgagttttcaaaaaatatatttttttagtcTTTGGCTTTGTTAATGGTCGGGCGCCAGatattaaaaaattgattttttttgtgtGGCCTATCAATGGCTTAAGACCAAagattaaaaaaatttgaaatttttttggtgCTAGTCTGTCAATGGTCGGCATCagtattaaaaaaattgaaatttttttggtGCCGGCCTGTCAATGGCTGGCACTAAATttatcagatatatatatatgtattttatcttCCATTTGAGTTTTTGTTTGCTTTTTAAGATTTTAgtcttttcagaaaaaaatttaattttttctttgttGAGAAGAAAGCAAAATTTTTTTAAGATGAATTCCCAAATTTTGTTTGTTTATGTTCATTTCGATGGAGAAATGATAAATACAACTGAGGAAGGCTATGTATTTCGAAGTCGAAAAAAATAGGAATGAGATTCAATAGACGTGTTTCGTTGTCGGATTTAAAACGGAAAATCAGTACAAAGAGAGCAAGCCGTTGTGGAAAGCAAATGTTGAGACTGTTTTACAAATTTCCGGTTTCAACTGATCCACTAAAGTTCTCAGAAATGGAGCTTGAAGATGATGACGATCTAGGGACAATGATAGCAATTTATTGCCCTCCTAAGATAGAAAATCCCAACCCGATTGAGTTGTTCGCGAAGATAACTGAATCAGATCCGATTCAAGTTGTAATTCCAGCAAGCCAGCGTTCTAGAATTGATTTTGATCTTAACGCCTCCTGGGAAGATCAGTTGGGTTTTGGATGGTCAATGCCAACTCCCGAAAATCCAAATACCGGCAGATGTTCgtataacatcccaaacccgtGTCCTCGTCTAGAGATCCATCCAGAGGTGTTGGCCACCATAGAATATGGTGATGAAGGGTCTGATAATGATGATCAGTCCCACCGTGATCCAAACGATGATTTCAGTGACCTTGATTTGGATGACATCCCTGAAGACATAGACGAGGAAGGGCTGGTGGAGGGTGAAAATGTAAACCCCCATTCGGTCGGGAACACGGGGCCTGGTATAGTTATAAGAAAAAATCCGGGGTCTTTCATGACCGACGTGGATCCTGATGTGGCGCTAGCAAACGAGTTTCCAGAATATACAAATATTGTACTGGCTCACCTACTTGACGAAGAATTCGGTGATGAAGAGTTGTTTGTAGGGCAACAATTCGATAACAAAAAAGACTGTTTACATGCTATAAAACAACTTAGCTTGAAGTTAGGTGTGGATTATAAAGTAACGAAGTTGACGCAGCCTTTGTACGTAGGAGAATGTTGGAAAGCGTCAAGTAGTTGTAAATGGCATGTCCAAACCGCGTTAATGCAGCGGACGCAGATGTGGATGATAAGGAAACTAGAAGGTCCACACACATGTACGTCTGCTCGTATGTCGCAAGGCCATGGAAAGTTAGATGCAAAAACTATATGCAACTGCATCATTCTTTTGGTGAAACAGTCGCCCACCATTCAGGTGTCGATCCTTATTATGGACATGCAAGCTCGATTCAAGTATAAAGTGTCGTACCGAAAGGTATGGTGGGCAAAGCAAATGGCGATACGAGAGTTGTATGGTGACTGGGATGCATCATACAACGAGCTTCAAGGGTGGATAGCCGGGATGTAGGAGTATGTGCTCGGGACAGTGACTAATTTGCAAACATTGCCGTATAAAGGCCCGGATGGGGAGATACAATCAGGGAAACAAGTTTTTCACCAATTTTTTTGGACGTTCAAGCCGTGTGTTAGGGCCTTCCCTCACTGTAAGTCGATGGTGCAGGTGGACGGGACATGGTTGTATGGAAAATACACGCAAATACTCCTGATTACTGTTGCACAAGACTGTAACTGAAATGTACTTTCGATCTCTTTCGCCATCGTGGAGCGTGAGTGCTTCGAGTCTTGGAAATTTTTCTTCACAAATCTGTAGAGGCACGTTGTTAGAGAAGACAATATTTGCATTATATTAGATAGATCGAAAGGATTACTTGCTGGGATAAGGCGATCGGGGGTTCCATGGAGGTCTATTTATTGCATTCGGCACATCGCGGCAAACTTTCATAGAGACTATAAGAATAAAGATTGGAAAAAAGAACTCGTGAACATGGGTAAAAAAAGTCttgtttgtatttatttaaaaaattacttttcaaattttttgttgtttttaaaatgatgatttcaaATTAAATATGCAGCTCATGAGTTAGAACCGCGAAGATTTAGGCAGAGGTTCGCGAGGCTTGAATCTCAGATGTCATCTTTACCAATAGATCTCCGGACATGGTTAGGTAGCATGGAGAACTGGTAATGGACTCAAAGTTACGACGAGGGGTTTCGGTATGTGTAGATGACGACCAACTTGGTAGAGGCGGTCAACTCTGTATTGAGGCGCACATGCCATCTCCCGATTTCTGCTGTGTTTCGGCAACATTTTATAGGTTGGCAACATTGATGCCTAAGATGAGGTTGAGACAAGCTAAGCAGATTGAGGCCGGGCATGTGTACGTAGAGGCCGTCCAAAAGGCTATGGCGGTAAATAGTCGAAGGGTACAAACAATTGACGCTGAATTGTATTCGAGTGACTTGGAGACTTTTCGAGTTCAAGAGTACATCGGCCGTCGTTTGGGTCTTCCACCTAGGTCGTACGCAGTTGATCTGCGAAACTGACGATGCGAGAGCGGGATATTTCAGACTCTTCGATATCTGTGTGCGCATGTTCATGCAGCGTGTGCGAGAGCAAACTTAAATGTTGAACAATTCATAGACGAGGTTGGAACGCACATTACGTATATGAGGGAACGAATTTCCTGTAATGCCCGATGTCTCAAACTGGGAAGTTCCACCGCTTGCTTTCGAGATGGTGCCTGATCGTAGTCTCCGTAGACATTCTAAAGGTCGACCACAATCGACTAGAATTCGAAATGACATGGATGTCAGGGAGACGAGTGAACCCAAACTGTGCACTGTGTGTCGAACATCCGGACACAACCGATCAACATGCCCACATCGTGTATATGTTTCTGGTCAATCGTCTCGTAATGCTGGACTCCAATATGAAAAGTGATATATTATTGAGCACAtgttcttgtaaaaacattgtaaatgaaataaaattagataaattgtatgagaaaaattgaaaattacatggaaaaattgataatttaaatgaaatgagaaaaaataaattaaaatgaaacggtacaaaatttaaatgaaaattgaaagaaagataaatttaaatgaaatgaggaaaaatttaattgaaatgaaatgagaaaaaatgaaattaaatttgaaagaaagataaatttaaatgaaatgggagaaacttttaatttaaataagatgagaaaaaattaaatggaaagatagataatttaaaagaaatgacaaaaaatttaaatttgcattgaaaaatagaaaatttaaatgaaatgaggaaaaattaaaattaaaataatataaatgaattgagaaaaaataaatttaaattgaaaaaaataatttaaatgaaatgaaattagaatgaaatgaagttgaaatgaaataaaatgaaaatgaaatgaaaatgaaaagaaatgaaaaaaaaaagtttgacaTGACTAATATGCAGGCCTGGCCTGCATCACCTAAGTATAGGTCTGACAATGGCTTTGCAATGGTCGGCTTCAGCTTGCTTTTTAAAAGTCAAAATGCCTTTTATCAGCCTAAAAAACCCTCACAAAaataatatgagaaaatatgaaaatatgaaattttttaacaaattttaaatttaaattgacaaaataaaatataaaaatttaaaaatagatgaAACAAATTAAATGACCTTGATATTAAGACcacttttaattaatttgaaaaaaatattaatatgaaaaaaaatgaattgaaaaaataatatgaaaataatatggaaaaataatataaaaataatatgaaaagaaaataataatat
Above is a genomic segment from Gossypium arboreum isolate Shixiya-1 chromosome 8, ASM2569848v2, whole genome shotgun sequence containing:
- the LOC108462092 gene encoding uncharacterized protein LOC108462092; translated protein: MRFNRRVSLSDLKRKISTKRASRCGKQMLRLFYKFPVSTDPLKFSEMELEDDDDLGTMIAIYCPPKIENPNPIELFAKITESDPIQVVIPASQRSRIDFDLNASWEDQLGFGWSMPTPENPNTGRCSYNIPNPCPRLEIHPEVLATIEYGDEGSDNDDQSHRDPNDDFSDLDLDDIPEDIDEEGLVEGENVNPHSVGNTGPGIVIRKNPGSFMTDVDPDVALANEFPEYTNIVLAHLLDEEFGDEELFVGQQFDNKKDCLHAIKQLSLKLGVDYKVTKLTQPLYVGECWKASSSCKWHVQTALMQRTQMWMIRKLEGPHTCTSARMSQGHGKLDAKTICNCIILLVKQSPTIQVSILIMDMQARFKYKVSYRKVWWAKQMAIRELYGDWDASYNELQGWIAGM